The window AGGAGTGTATTTTACAGCATTTCTTCTCGCTTTTAGCAGAATTTCTTGTGGCTTGCTAGTAAAGTTAATATCTCTTGTATGCTCTGGATTAACTGTAAGTGGATTAATGGGGTATTTCAGCAATCAGATAATATTTGAATTTATAATAACTTGGATTCTCGCAATCGCAGTCATCCTTACAAGTAATATTATCGCTCGAAAAGCAGTAGAAGGAAATCAAGAATTTTCTTGGTTTAGAGAACAAGTAGTATTTTTGGCAGCAATAGGTGGCACTTCTTTCTACGGTTCGGATTTAACAGATGCTTGTTTTGATGGTGCAGATTTGCCACATACAGATTTCAGGAAGACAATTTTAACTAGAACTAGCTTTGAAGGCGCAACTAGATTAGATTTATCTCGATTGCGAGGAACTATCCTAGAACAGCCAAATGTGAGGAAATTGCTAACTACAAAGGTCGGTCAATATGAAGATTATACGGGAGCTAATTTTGAAGGAGCGAGTCTAAAAAGAGCTGATCTAACTGGAGCTATCTTAAAAGAAGTTAAAGCATTAGATGCGGACTTTTCTGAAGCTACGCTTACAGGCGCTTGTATCGAAAATTGGAGTATTAATAGTGAAACTCGATTTACTGGAGTTCAATGCGATTATATTTATCGGGAATTAGATAAAAACGGTAAGCCAACTGCTCGATATCCAGTTAGTCGTAATTTTGAGCCGGGAGAGTTCGAGTCTCTTTATCAACAAGTTGGGAATGTAGTAGAGTTGATTTTTCAGGAAGGGGAAAATTGGGAAGCTGCACTGTTTAGCT is drawn from Desertifilum tharense IPPAS B-1220 and contains these coding sequences:
- a CDS encoding pentapeptide repeat-containing protein; the protein is GVYFTAFLLAFSRISCGLLVKLISLVCSGLTVSGLMGYFSNQIIFEFIITWILAIAVILTSNIIARKAVEGNQEFSWFREQVVFLAAIGGTSFYGSDLTDACFDGADLPHTDFRKTILTRTSFEGATRLDLSRLRGTILEQPNVRKLLTTKVGQYEDYTGANFEGASLKRADLTGAILKEVKALDADFSEATLTGACIENWSINSETRFTGVQCDYIYRELDKNGKPTARYPVSRNFEPGEFESLYQQVGNVVELIFQEGENWEAALFSLKKLQIEDEELGLELKGIEKRGDLWVVKVTHSKAFSRQEVELRLNSAFDEMKLQLAAKEKQINQLLGIVEDQAAALKNYSKQPLGTSNSFFIVGSTITNLSASGQIDYQEAVSQVRNVVANNSNLAEANHLAQSLLTQLQNQNIAPTPLQQAELIEQLILLEAQKDAFFKQIFVQQGQQFAAAMPDSAITTAVRNAIAQLTPR